From a region of the Pogona vitticeps strain Pit_001003342236 chromosome 7, PviZW2.1, whole genome shotgun sequence genome:
- the SLC47A1 gene encoding multidrug and toxin extrusion protein 1 isoform X1 translates to MGTPEDPGPAGRGEPQASPARGLPGGRQLRRLFPVGAGREARELVQIGGSVFVAQLLGFLISVVSSIFCGHLGKAELDAVTLAVSVVNVIGISIGTGLASVCDTLMSQTYGSRNVKRVGTILQRGILILLLFCFPCWAIFLNTERILLLCRQDPEVSRLTQVYVLIFIPALPAAFIYQLQTRYLQSQAILLPQVITGVAANILNVIMNSVFLYTFKLGVVGSAWANTLSQNLQAILLFLYVWWKKIHKETWGGWTLDCLQDWGSFMRLAVPSMLMMCIEWWTFEIGSFLAGMISVVELGAQSIIYELATVAYLLPQGMSVASSVRVGNALGAGNADQAKRSCITGLLCTGAFAVVFSGLLAAVKDVVAYIFTSDREIVALVSKVMMIFAPFHLFDAIAATCGGILRGAGKQKIGALANAIGYYAIGLPIGITLMFGYNLGVMGLWTGLIVCISLQAFSFLIVVLRTDWKKSAEEAQIRAGLIARLQTVTDAKENSIEKPVSLAYLATEPGVPNGDALSDAGHESEMVPEHQFILSEEPPQAEILSGKELAIRRGLALVSAVGILIIGVTIRLLLPNR, encoded by the exons ATGGGGACCCCGGAGGATCCGGGCCCGGCGGGAAGGGGGGAGCCCCAAGCCTCGCCCGCCCGAGGGCTCCCAGGCGGCCGGCAGCTCCGGCGGCTCTTCCCGGTCGGGGCTGGGCGAGAAGCCCGGGAGCTGGTCCAGATCGGGGGCTCGGTG TTTGTGGCTCAGCTGCTGGGCTTCCTGATCAGCGTGGTCAGCTCCATCTTCTGCGGCCATCTGGGAAAAGCCGAGCTAGACGCGGTCACGCTGGCCGTATCG GTGGTCAACGTCATCGGCATTTCCATCGGCACCGGGCTGGCGTCTGTCTGTGACACCCTCATGTCCCAG ACCTACGGCAGTAGGAACGTGAAGCGCGTGGGCACGATCCTCCAGCGGGGGATCCTGATCCTGCTCCTTTTCTGCTTTCCCTGCTGGGCCATCTTTCTCAACACCGAACGGATCCTGCTGCTCTGCAGACAAGACCCGGAGGTTTCCAG ATTAACGCAAGTCTACGTCTtgatatttattcctgcacttccA GCAGCCTTCATCTACCAGTTGCAGACACGCTACTTACAAAGCCAG GCCATTCTTCTGCCCCAGGTGATAACGGGGGTGGCCGCCAACATCTTAAACGTCATCATGAACTCGGTCTTCCTTTACACCTTCAAGCTGGGCGTGGT AGGCTCAGCCTGGGCTAACACGTTATCTCAGAATTTGCAAGCCATTCTCCTTTTCCTCTACGTCTGGTGGAAGAAGATTCACAAGGAAACCTGGGGAG GTTGGACCCTGGACTGTTTGCAGGATTGGGGCTCCTTCATGCGCCTTGCGGTCCCCAGTATGCTCATGATGTGCATTGAGTGGTGGACCTTCGAAATCGGCAGCTTCCTAGCAG GCATGATCAGCGTGGTGGAACTGGGGGCTCAATCCATCATCTACGAACTAGCTACTGTTGCCTACCTG TTGCCGCAAGGGATGAGCGTAGCCTCTAGTGTCCGAGTGGGCAATGCGTTGGGAGCCGGAAACGCCGATCAAGCCAAGCGATCCTGCATCACGGGTCTCCTCTGCACCG gggcCTTTGCTGTGGTGTTTTCTGGCCTCCTGGCGGCCGTCAAGGATGTGGTCGCTTACATTTTTACCAGTGACAG AGAAATTGTTGCCTTAGTTTCCAAGGTTATGATGATTTTCGCTCCTTTCCATCTGTTTGATGCTATCGCA gCCACGTGCGGTGGGATCCTGCGAGGCGCTGGGAAGCAGAAGATCGGGGCCCTGGCCAACGCCATCGGATACTACGCCATCGGTTTGCCCATCGGGATCACGCTTATGTTCGGGTACAACCTGGGAGTCATGG gACTCTGGACCGGCTTGATCGTCTGCATCTCCCTGCAGGCTTTTTCTTTCCTGATCGTGGTCTTGCGAACCGACTGGAAGAAATCGGCCGAGGAG GCCCAAATCCGTGCAGGCTTGATAGCCAGGCTCCAAACTGTGACTGACGCCAAAGAAAACTCTATCGAGAAACCTGTTTCTTTAG CCTATCTGGCGACCGAACCTGGGGTTCCCAACGGAGACGCGCTCAGCGACGCGGGTCACGAGAGCGAAATGGTGCCGGAGCACCAGTTCATCCTGTCGGAAGAGCCCCCGCAAGCAGAAATCCTGTCTGGGAAAGAGCTGGCCATTCGCCGCGGGCTGGCTCTGGTGTCGGCCGTTGGTATCCTGATCATCGGGGTCACGATCCGCCTCCTGCTGCCCAACAGATAG
- the SLC47A1 gene encoding multidrug and toxin extrusion protein 1 isoform X2, with the protein MSQTYGSRNVKRVGTILQRGILILLLFCFPCWAIFLNTERILLLCRQDPEVSRLTQVYVLIFIPALPAAFIYQLQTRYLQSQAILLPQVITGVAANILNVIMNSVFLYTFKLGVVGSAWANTLSQNLQAILLFLYVWWKKIHKETWGGWTLDCLQDWGSFMRLAVPSMLMMCIEWWTFEIGSFLAGMISVVELGAQSIIYELATVAYLLPQGMSVASSVRVGNALGAGNADQAKRSCITGLLCTGAFAVVFSGLLAAVKDVVAYIFTSDREIVALVSKVMMIFAPFHLFDAIAATCGGILRGAGKQKIGALANAIGYYAIGLPIGITLMFGYNLGVMGLWTGLIVCISLQAFSFLIVVLRTDWKKSAEEAQIRAGLIARLQTVTDAKENSIEKPVSLAYLATEPGVPNGDALSDAGHESEMVPEHQFILSEEPPQAEILSGKELAIRRGLALVSAVGILIIGVTIRLLLPNR; encoded by the exons ATGTCCCAG ACCTACGGCAGTAGGAACGTGAAGCGCGTGGGCACGATCCTCCAGCGGGGGATCCTGATCCTGCTCCTTTTCTGCTTTCCCTGCTGGGCCATCTTTCTCAACACCGAACGGATCCTGCTGCTCTGCAGACAAGACCCGGAGGTTTCCAG ATTAACGCAAGTCTACGTCTtgatatttattcctgcacttccA GCAGCCTTCATCTACCAGTTGCAGACACGCTACTTACAAAGCCAG GCCATTCTTCTGCCCCAGGTGATAACGGGGGTGGCCGCCAACATCTTAAACGTCATCATGAACTCGGTCTTCCTTTACACCTTCAAGCTGGGCGTGGT AGGCTCAGCCTGGGCTAACACGTTATCTCAGAATTTGCAAGCCATTCTCCTTTTCCTCTACGTCTGGTGGAAGAAGATTCACAAGGAAACCTGGGGAG GTTGGACCCTGGACTGTTTGCAGGATTGGGGCTCCTTCATGCGCCTTGCGGTCCCCAGTATGCTCATGATGTGCATTGAGTGGTGGACCTTCGAAATCGGCAGCTTCCTAGCAG GCATGATCAGCGTGGTGGAACTGGGGGCTCAATCCATCATCTACGAACTAGCTACTGTTGCCTACCTG TTGCCGCAAGGGATGAGCGTAGCCTCTAGTGTCCGAGTGGGCAATGCGTTGGGAGCCGGAAACGCCGATCAAGCCAAGCGATCCTGCATCACGGGTCTCCTCTGCACCG gggcCTTTGCTGTGGTGTTTTCTGGCCTCCTGGCGGCCGTCAAGGATGTGGTCGCTTACATTTTTACCAGTGACAG AGAAATTGTTGCCTTAGTTTCCAAGGTTATGATGATTTTCGCTCCTTTCCATCTGTTTGATGCTATCGCA gCCACGTGCGGTGGGATCCTGCGAGGCGCTGGGAAGCAGAAGATCGGGGCCCTGGCCAACGCCATCGGATACTACGCCATCGGTTTGCCCATCGGGATCACGCTTATGTTCGGGTACAACCTGGGAGTCATGG gACTCTGGACCGGCTTGATCGTCTGCATCTCCCTGCAGGCTTTTTCTTTCCTGATCGTGGTCTTGCGAACCGACTGGAAGAAATCGGCCGAGGAG GCCCAAATCCGTGCAGGCTTGATAGCCAGGCTCCAAACTGTGACTGACGCCAAAGAAAACTCTATCGAGAAACCTGTTTCTTTAG CCTATCTGGCGACCGAACCTGGGGTTCCCAACGGAGACGCGCTCAGCGACGCGGGTCACGAGAGCGAAATGGTGCCGGAGCACCAGTTCATCCTGTCGGAAGAGCCCCCGCAAGCAGAAATCCTGTCTGGGAAAGAGCTGGCCATTCGCCGCGGGCTGGCTCTGGTGTCGGCCGTTGGTATCCTGATCATCGGGGTCACGATCCGCCTCCTGCTGCCCAACAGATAG
- the LOC110087411 gene encoding multidrug and toxin extrusion protein 2 isoform X1, translated as MDLGGPVGENPPPGAPGIKPAPWRCGNLCRLFPSNFWEVAKRILILAAPLTLIQLLVFLIHVVSTIFCGHLGKVELASVTLAIAVINVTGVSVGFGLSSACDTLISQTYGGKNMKRVGVILQRGILILLLFCFPCWAVFINTEQLLLLIRQDPDVSRLTQVYVMIFIPALPAAFIYQVETRYLQNQRIIWPEVLCGIAGNIVNLVANYVFLYELDMGVTGSAWANTIAQYSQAIALFLYIRWKKLHVETWGGWSIECLQEWDVFMSLAVPSMLMTCIEWWTFEIGSFLIGLLSVLDLSAQSIIYEVATVVYMIPFGIGAAVSVQVGNALGAGNIEEARNSSVVSMLCTVFFFLLMSMVLTPTKDVLAYVFTSDKEVIALVSWVMPVYISFHLFEALSATTSGVLRGTGKQKLGAIFNAIGYYIIGLPVGVVLLFVAKIGLIGLWVGMIICALISCTCSIIYIVQMNWKQVAEEAQHRAGLTQRPPLEDSNSVPDPAKTAPSFAGSRADGQNGVVLLSFSGADGTTFQAESGQGTTTVSKILTTKQLIVRRGLAAGAAVGILAVGVLIRLFTV; from the exons ATGGATTTGGGGGGCCCCGTTGGTGAGAATCCACCCCCTGGCGCTCCGGGCATCAAGCCAGCTCCGTGGAGATGCGGCAACTTATGCCGACTCTTTCCTTCCAACTTCTGGGAGGTGGCGAAGAGGATCCTGATCTTAGCAGCACCCCTG ACGCTGATTCAATTACTGGTGTTTCTGATCCATGTCGTCAGCACAATATTCTGCGGCCACCTCGGCAAAGTGGAGTTGGCATCTGTCACGCTGGCCATTGCG GTCATAAATGTGACTGGTGTCTCTGTAGGTTTCGGCTTGTCTTCGGCCTGCGATACGTTAATCTCTCAG ACATATGGCGGGAAGAACATGAAGCGCGTGGGCGTCATCTTACAGCGAGGGATCCTTATCCTCCTGCTTTTCTGCTTTCCATGCTGGGCGGTCTTCATCAACACTGAGCAACTCCTACTTCTCATCCGACAGGACCCAGATGTCTCCAG gCTTACACAAGTGTATGTCATGATCTTCATCCCAGCACTTCCT GCAGCATTTATTTATCAAGTAGAGACCAGGTATCTACAGAATCAA agaATCATCTGGCCAGAGGTTCTTTGTGGTATTGCCGGCAACATCGTCAACCTGGTTGCGAACTACGTCTTTCTCTACGAGCTTGACATGGGAGTTAC GGGTTCAGCGTGGGCCAACACCATCGCTCAATACTCGCAAGCGATCGCTCTCTTTCTCTACATTCGATGGAAGAAGCTCCACGTGGAGACTTGGGGAG GCTGGtctattgaatgcctccaagAATGGGACGTCTTTATGTCCTTAGCAGTGCCCAGCATGCTGATGACGTGTATTGAATGGTGGACCTTCGAGATCGGAAGCTTTCTGATAG GCCTGCTCAGCGTCCTTGATCTCTCGGCTCAGTCCATAATTTACGAAGTTGCCACGGTCGTTTACATG atTCCGTTTGGGATCGGGGCCGCCGTCAGCGTCCAGGTTGGGAACGCTTTGGGAGCCGGAAACATAGAAGAAGCCAGAAATTCATCAGTGGTCTCCATGCTGTGTACAG tgttttttttccttttgatgagCATGGTCTTGACCCCAACGAAAGATGTTCTGGCTTATGTATTTACCAGCGACAA AGAGGTGATCGCACTGGTTTCCTGGGTAATGCCCGTCTACATTTCCTTCCACTTATTCGAAGCCCTTTCC GCCACCACCAGCGGTGTCTTGCGGGGCACGGGGAAGCAAAAGCTGGGGGCCATCTTCAACGCCATCGGCTACTACATCATCGGCTTACCCGTGGGCGTCGTGCTGCTTTTTGTGGCCAAAATTGGACTGATAG GCCTCTGGGTGGGAATGATCATCTGCGCCTTGATCTCCTGCACCTGCTCCATCATCTACATTGTCCAAATGAACTGGAAGCAAGTTGCGGAAGAG gcTCAGCACCGTGCAGGATTGACCCAGAGGCCACCGCTGGAGGATTCAAACTCGGTTCCCGACCCCGCCAAGACAGCACCTTCCTTCG CAGGATCGAGGGCGGACGGCCAGAATGGCGTGGTGCTCCTCAGCTTCTCTGGGGCCGACGGGACGACCTTCCAGGCCGAGAGCGGGCAGGGGACGACCACCGTCAGCAAGATCCTGACGACCAAGCAGCTGATTGTCCGGAGGGGGCTGGCTGCCGGGGCGGCCGTCGGCATCCTGGCGGTGGGGGTCCTGATCCGGCTCTTCACGGTTTAA
- the LOC110087411 gene encoding multidrug and toxin extrusion protein 2 isoform X2, with translation MDLGGPVGENPPPGAPGIKPAPWRCGNLCRLFPSNFWEVAKRILILAAPLTLIQLLVFLIHVVSTIFCGHLGKVELASVTLAIAVINVTGVSVGFGLSSACDTLISQTYGGKNMKRVGVILQRGILILLLFCFPCWAVFINTEQLLLLIRQDPDVSRLTQVYVMIFIPALPAAFIYQVETRYLQNQRIIWPEVLCGIAGNIVNLVANYVFLYELDMGVTGSAWANTIAQYSQAIALFLYIRWKKLHVETWGGWSIECLQEWDVFMSLAVPSMLMTCIEWWTFEIGSFLIGLLSVLDLSAQSIIYEVATVVYMIPFGIGAAVSVQVGNALGAGNIEEARNSSVVSMLCTVFFFLLMSMVLTPTKDVLAYVFTSDKEVIALVSWVMPVYISFHLFEALSATTSGVLRGTGKQKLGAIFNAIGYYIIGLPVGVVLLFVAKIGLIGLWVGMIICALISCTCSIIYIVQMNWKQVAEEAQHRAGLTQRPPLEDSNSVPDPAKTAPSFGSRADGQNGVVLLSFSGADGTTFQAESGQGTTTVSKILTTKQLIVRRGLAAGAAVGILAVGVLIRLFTV, from the exons ATGGATTTGGGGGGCCCCGTTGGTGAGAATCCACCCCCTGGCGCTCCGGGCATCAAGCCAGCTCCGTGGAGATGCGGCAACTTATGCCGACTCTTTCCTTCCAACTTCTGGGAGGTGGCGAAGAGGATCCTGATCTTAGCAGCACCCCTG ACGCTGATTCAATTACTGGTGTTTCTGATCCATGTCGTCAGCACAATATTCTGCGGCCACCTCGGCAAAGTGGAGTTGGCATCTGTCACGCTGGCCATTGCG GTCATAAATGTGACTGGTGTCTCTGTAGGTTTCGGCTTGTCTTCGGCCTGCGATACGTTAATCTCTCAG ACATATGGCGGGAAGAACATGAAGCGCGTGGGCGTCATCTTACAGCGAGGGATCCTTATCCTCCTGCTTTTCTGCTTTCCATGCTGGGCGGTCTTCATCAACACTGAGCAACTCCTACTTCTCATCCGACAGGACCCAGATGTCTCCAG gCTTACACAAGTGTATGTCATGATCTTCATCCCAGCACTTCCT GCAGCATTTATTTATCAAGTAGAGACCAGGTATCTACAGAATCAA agaATCATCTGGCCAGAGGTTCTTTGTGGTATTGCCGGCAACATCGTCAACCTGGTTGCGAACTACGTCTTTCTCTACGAGCTTGACATGGGAGTTAC GGGTTCAGCGTGGGCCAACACCATCGCTCAATACTCGCAAGCGATCGCTCTCTTTCTCTACATTCGATGGAAGAAGCTCCACGTGGAGACTTGGGGAG GCTGGtctattgaatgcctccaagAATGGGACGTCTTTATGTCCTTAGCAGTGCCCAGCATGCTGATGACGTGTATTGAATGGTGGACCTTCGAGATCGGAAGCTTTCTGATAG GCCTGCTCAGCGTCCTTGATCTCTCGGCTCAGTCCATAATTTACGAAGTTGCCACGGTCGTTTACATG atTCCGTTTGGGATCGGGGCCGCCGTCAGCGTCCAGGTTGGGAACGCTTTGGGAGCCGGAAACATAGAAGAAGCCAGAAATTCATCAGTGGTCTCCATGCTGTGTACAG tgttttttttccttttgatgagCATGGTCTTGACCCCAACGAAAGATGTTCTGGCTTATGTATTTACCAGCGACAA AGAGGTGATCGCACTGGTTTCCTGGGTAATGCCCGTCTACATTTCCTTCCACTTATTCGAAGCCCTTTCC GCCACCACCAGCGGTGTCTTGCGGGGCACGGGGAAGCAAAAGCTGGGGGCCATCTTCAACGCCATCGGCTACTACATCATCGGCTTACCCGTGGGCGTCGTGCTGCTTTTTGTGGCCAAAATTGGACTGATAG GCCTCTGGGTGGGAATGATCATCTGCGCCTTGATCTCCTGCACCTGCTCCATCATCTACATTGTCCAAATGAACTGGAAGCAAGTTGCGGAAGAG gcTCAGCACCGTGCAGGATTGACCCAGAGGCCACCGCTGGAGGATTCAAACTCGGTTCCCGACCCCGCCAAGACAGCACCTTCCTTCG GATCGAGGGCGGACGGCCAGAATGGCGTGGTGCTCCTCAGCTTCTCTGGGGCCGACGGGACGACCTTCCAGGCCGAGAGCGGGCAGGGGACGACCACCGTCAGCAAGATCCTGACGACCAAGCAGCTGATTGTCCGGAGGGGGCTGGCTGCCGGGGCGGCCGTCGGCATCCTGGCGGTGGGGGTCCTGATCCGGCTCTTCACGGTTTAA
- the LOC110087411 gene encoding multidrug and toxin extrusion protein 2 isoform X3, with translation MRQLMPTLSFQLLGGGEEDPDLSSTPDADSITGVSDPCRQHNILRPPRQSGVGICHAGHCGFGLSSACDTLISQTYGGKNMKRVGVILQRGILILLLFCFPCWAVFINTEQLLLLIRQDPDVSRLTQVYVMIFIPALPAAFIYQVETRYLQNQRIIWPEVLCGIAGNIVNLVANYVFLYELDMGVTGSAWANTIAQYSQAIALFLYIRWKKLHVETWGGWSIECLQEWDVFMSLAVPSMLMTCIEWWTFEIGSFLIGLLSVLDLSAQSIIYEVATVVYMIPFGIGAAVSVQVGNALGAGNIEEARNSSVVSMLCTVFFFLLMSMVLTPTKDVLAYVFTSDKEVIALVSWVMPVYISFHLFEALSATTSGVLRGTGKQKLGAIFNAIGYYIIGLPVGVVLLFVAKIGLIGLWVGMIICALISCTCSIIYIVQMNWKQVAEEAQHRAGLTQRPPLEDSNSVPDPAKTAPSFAGSRADGQNGVVLLSFSGADGTTFQAESGQGTTTVSKILTTKQLIVRRGLAAGAAVGILAVGVLIRLFTV, from the exons ATGCGGCAACTTATGCCGACTCTTTCCTTCCAACTTCTGGGAGGTGGCGAAGAGGATCCTGATCTTAGCAGCACCCCTG ACGCTGATTCAATTACTGGTGTTTCTGATCCATGTCGTCAGCACAATATTCTGCGGCCACCTCGGCAAAGTGGAGTTGGCATCTGTCACGCTGGCCATTGCG GTTTCGGCTTGTCTTCGGCCTGCGATACGTTAATCTCTCAG ACATATGGCGGGAAGAACATGAAGCGCGTGGGCGTCATCTTACAGCGAGGGATCCTTATCCTCCTGCTTTTCTGCTTTCCATGCTGGGCGGTCTTCATCAACACTGAGCAACTCCTACTTCTCATCCGACAGGACCCAGATGTCTCCAG gCTTACACAAGTGTATGTCATGATCTTCATCCCAGCACTTCCT GCAGCATTTATTTATCAAGTAGAGACCAGGTATCTACAGAATCAA agaATCATCTGGCCAGAGGTTCTTTGTGGTATTGCCGGCAACATCGTCAACCTGGTTGCGAACTACGTCTTTCTCTACGAGCTTGACATGGGAGTTAC GGGTTCAGCGTGGGCCAACACCATCGCTCAATACTCGCAAGCGATCGCTCTCTTTCTCTACATTCGATGGAAGAAGCTCCACGTGGAGACTTGGGGAG GCTGGtctattgaatgcctccaagAATGGGACGTCTTTATGTCCTTAGCAGTGCCCAGCATGCTGATGACGTGTATTGAATGGTGGACCTTCGAGATCGGAAGCTTTCTGATAG GCCTGCTCAGCGTCCTTGATCTCTCGGCTCAGTCCATAATTTACGAAGTTGCCACGGTCGTTTACATG atTCCGTTTGGGATCGGGGCCGCCGTCAGCGTCCAGGTTGGGAACGCTTTGGGAGCCGGAAACATAGAAGAAGCCAGAAATTCATCAGTGGTCTCCATGCTGTGTACAG tgttttttttccttttgatgagCATGGTCTTGACCCCAACGAAAGATGTTCTGGCTTATGTATTTACCAGCGACAA AGAGGTGATCGCACTGGTTTCCTGGGTAATGCCCGTCTACATTTCCTTCCACTTATTCGAAGCCCTTTCC GCCACCACCAGCGGTGTCTTGCGGGGCACGGGGAAGCAAAAGCTGGGGGCCATCTTCAACGCCATCGGCTACTACATCATCGGCTTACCCGTGGGCGTCGTGCTGCTTTTTGTGGCCAAAATTGGACTGATAG GCCTCTGGGTGGGAATGATCATCTGCGCCTTGATCTCCTGCACCTGCTCCATCATCTACATTGTCCAAATGAACTGGAAGCAAGTTGCGGAAGAG gcTCAGCACCGTGCAGGATTGACCCAGAGGCCACCGCTGGAGGATTCAAACTCGGTTCCCGACCCCGCCAAGACAGCACCTTCCTTCG CAGGATCGAGGGCGGACGGCCAGAATGGCGTGGTGCTCCTCAGCTTCTCTGGGGCCGACGGGACGACCTTCCAGGCCGAGAGCGGGCAGGGGACGACCACCGTCAGCAAGATCCTGACGACCAAGCAGCTGATTGTCCGGAGGGGGCTGGCTGCCGGGGCGGCCGTCGGCATCCTGGCGGTGGGGGTCCTGATCCGGCTCTTCACGGTTTAA